The genomic stretch TACAAGTGCCACGCGTGCAGGTCGCCGGCCGGCGCATCGGGCGGCGTCTGCAGCGGCAAGGCGGCGAGCGCCTCGTTGTAGCGTGCCGCGATCTCGGCGCGGCGGCGCTGGAAGCCGTCGACCCGGCGCAGCTGGTGCAGGCCCAGCGCGGCCGCGATGTCGGTCAGGTTGTACTTGAAGCCGGGCGCGACGATCTCGTAGTACCAGCTCGGCACCTTGGCAGTGAAGCGGTCGAACGCGTCCCGGTTCATGCCATGCAGCCGCATCACACGGGCGCGTTCGGCCAGGGCCGCATCGCGCGTCACCAGCATGCCGCCCTCGCCGGTGGTCATGGTCTTGTTGGCATAGAAGCTGAACACCGTCGCGTCCGAGCCCAGCGTGCCGACCAACTGCCCCTGCACGGTGGTCGGCAGCGCATGCGCCGCGTCTTCGACCACCTTTAGGCCATGGCGGCGGGCGATGTCGAGCAGCGCCGGCATGTCGGCCGCCAGCCCGGCGTAATGGACCGGCAGCAGCGCCTTGGTGCGCGGCGTGATGGCGGCCTCGACGGCGCGCGGGTCGATGTTGAGCGTGGCCGGGTCGATGTCGACCAGCACCACGTCGGCGCCGAGGTAGCGCGCCACCTCGGCGGTCGCCGTGAAGGTGTAGGTGGTGGTGATGACCTCGTCGCCCGGGCCGATGCCCAGCGCTTCGAGCGCCAGGTGCAAGCCGGCCGTGGCCGAGTTGACCGCGATCGCGTGCAGCTCGCCGGGCGCTCCGCCGAGGTACTCGGCGAAAGCGGCTTCGAAACGTTTGGCCTTCGGGCCGGTGGTGATCCAGCCGGAACGCAGGGTCTCCACGACTTCGGCGATCTCCTCCTCGCCGATTTCCGGCAGCGCGAAGGGCAGGAAAGGCAAGCGGCTGTCTTGCGTCATGGCGATGGGCTCTTTTCGATCCACGCCAGCACATGGGTGCGCAGCGGGACGAGGGTGTTGAACAGGGAATACAGCGACGGATGGACCCGCACCACGGCGCGTGCCACCGGCGGCGCCAGCGTCAGCCGCCGCACCGACAGCCGGCCTTGCGGAAACAGCTGGCGCAGGCGGCGCAGCGGCACACCCCGCACATCCGGATTGCGGGGGTTGTCGTAGATGAAGTCGTACCACAGCACGCCACCGCCGGGGCGCACCCACGACCACATCAAATCGGCCAAACGCTGCTGGAAGGTGTCGTCGAGCAGCGAGGAAAACACCGTCGACTGGTAGACCACGTCCTGGCTACCGGGCTCGATCTGTGCGGCCAGCGCGAGGGCGTCGGCGCAGTGCACCGCGAGCGTGGCCGGCAACACCCGCCGCGCCTGCTCGGCGCGCTCCTCGAGCAGTTCGATGCCTTGCAGGTGTTCAGGCGCACAGCCCAGGCGCAGCAGTTCGAGCAGATTGCCACCGGTGCCGCAGCCGACCTCCAGCATGCGGCGCGACGCCAGGTCCCACCACCCGAGGCGGGCAAACAAGGCGGCGATCGCACGCTGGCGTTCTTGTGCCGCGAGCAATGCGGACGGGTTCAGCAGGCTGTAGCGCGGATCGACCGGCGGGCGGCGCGCGTAACGCTCACGCACCGCCTGCGTTTCATCGGGCGCACCGCTTTGCGTCACGCGGGGGTGGGGGTCGGCTGACATCACCACGGTGTTCCCTTGCGCCGCTAGCGCGTCAGGCGCGAGAAGCGCGGCCGACCGGTGGTCGCGCCGCGCAGCACGTCGCACCAACCCCAGACCGAGCCGATGCCGTAGCCGAAGTGATAGGCGGCGATGACCGCCGGCAGCCGCCACAGCAAGTCAAGGCCGGTGTGCCGGGCGATCAGCACCGACGCGAGCAGCACAGCGACGGCGTACGCACCCGCGAGCGCGCCCGCCAGGCCCGGCCAGACCCCACACATCGCGAGCAGCAGGCTCACGCCCAGGACGAGCACATACAGCCCGGGCAGCAGCTGACGCAGCGATGCCGCCTGGCCGTGCTTTTTCATCACGAAGGGTTTCCAGTAGCCGTACTGCAGGTACTGGCGGAACAGCGCGCCGAGGTGGGCCCGCGGCCGGTAGGTCGAGCGGATCGCCGGCGACTGCCAGATGCGGCCACCGCCCTTGACGATGCGCAGGTTGTGCTCGTCGTCCTGGTTGCGCACCAGCGTCTCGTCGAAGCCACCGAAGCGCTCGAAGCTGCGGCGCGGCCAGCAGCCAAGGTAGACGGTGTCGACCTCGCCGTCGTAGTCGAGCTGGCGCGAACGAGCGCCGCCCGCCAACCAACGCGACTGGAAGGCGGCGGCCACGGCCCGCTGCATCGGGGTGACACCTTCGGCGTGCCACGGACCGCCGACGTTGTCGGCCCCGGTGGTAGCCAAGGTCTGCAGGCACTGGCCGATGTAGTCGTCGGCATAGGTGGTGTGCACGTCCATCCGCACGATCACCTCGCCGCTCGCCTTGGCCAGCGCACGGTTGAGGCCGGTCGAGACGATGCCGCCCGGGTTGTCGATCACCACCAGGCGCGCATCGCGGGACGCCAGTTCGGCCAGCAGCTCGCGGGTGCCGTCGTCGCTGCGGCCGTCGGTGATCACCACCTCGAGGCCCCAGTCGGCCGGCAAGCGCTGTGCGGCCACGGAAGCACAGAAGGCCTCGATGTGGTGGCGCTCGTTACGGCAGGGCACGATCACCGAGACGCGCCGGCTCATGAGGAATGCTCCGTGCGGCGTACCGCGCGCGGCCGTGCGACGTTCACAAGTAGGCCTTTCCGAGCAGTTCGCGATAGAGCCGGTCCATCCGGTCCATCTGATGCCGGCGCGATGCGTGAGGCTCGACCTTGCGGCGGTTGGCCTCGCCCATCCGGCCGGCCAGCAGCGGATCGCCCAGCAAGCGGGCGAGCGCGTCGGCCAATCGCTGCGGATTGCGCGGCGGCAGCAGTTCGCCGCCCGTGCCGTCGACCCACTGGCGATTGGCGGGCAGGTCGGACACCAGCACCGGCAAGCCGGCGGCCATCGATTCGAGCAAGGCCACCGAGGTCGCGTCGCTGCTCGGCACCGAGACGCTCACGTGGGCCTGGTTCACCAGCTCGGCCATGCGATCTTCGTCGACGCGCCCGTGGAAGCGCACCACCGAGCCGAGCTGCAAGGCCTCGGCCTGGGCCCGCAGACGCGACTCCAGCGCACCGCCGCCGAGCAGGTGCAGCTCGAGGGCCTCGTCGGGTGCCCGCGCGCGCAAGGCGGCGACCGCATCCAGGATCACGTCGATGTTGTAGTTGGGCTCCCAGGCGCGCAGGCTGACGATGCGAAACGGCCGCAGCGCCCGCGGCTGGGGGCGGAACTTGGCGGTGTCGGCACCCCAGAAGATCTGGTGCAGGGCGGCCTTCGGCCGGTAGTGGGCGATCTCGTCCAGCATGTCCTGGCTGTCGGCCGTGATCAGGTCGGCGCGGCGCAAGCTGAAGCGCGTGACGAGGCGCACCGCCCGGTTGTACACGGGCGACACCAGGATGTCCGAGCCCCACCCGGTCAGCACCCGCGGCGCCCCACCGCACGCGGCCGCCCACAAGCCGTAGGAGGTGACATAGTGGCCGTGCACGATGTCGGGCCGCAGCCGGGCCGCCAGCCGTCGCACGCGCGGCAAGGCGGCGAACCAGGCCCAGTTGCCGTCGGGCGTCGAGAGGGCATGCACGGTCGCGCCCGGGATCGGGTGGTGGCGGCGCGACACCACGCTGCAATGCCAGCCGCGTTCCACCATCGCGGTCACCCAGCGCTGGGTGTGCACGCTCTCGGCGTCGGCGAAAAACAGCAAATGCGGCCCGTGGCTCATGGTTCGCTCGACGGGGACGGGGCCCAGCCAGTGCCGCAGTAGTGGGGCGCGAGCTCGGGGTGGCGCGCGATCCAGGCCGCGTCGAGATCCCGCACGTCGCCGAGCACCCGGGCCGGCTGGCCGCCGATCACGGCGTGGTCGGGGAAGTCGCCGTCGACATAGCTGAAGGCGCGCACCAGCACACCGCGGCCCAGCCGGCTGCCGGGCATCACGACGCTGTGGGCGCCGATGAAGCAATAGGGGCCGATGTGGGTGGCCGCGCGCTGCACGCCGACCGGCTCGGGGTGGCCCCAGTACTGCCGCCCCATCAAACGCGTCGCGACATGCGACGAATGTGTCAGCACCGCGACGTGGTGCGTGATCTGCGTGCCCTCGCCGATCGTCAGCCCGCCCGAGGCGTCGATGAAGTTGAAGTGGCCGATGTAGACATGGTCCTCGATCTGCAGCCGCGCCTCGCCCTGCAACTCGCTCGTCGTGCTGACGCGGGTGTGCGGCAGCCACACGCCGTCGTGACGGCGCAGGCCGTACAACATGCGCGGGCGCACCAGGGTGCGCAGGCACCGGGACACGAGGGATTTGACGACGGACATCGGAAATGGACAAAAGGACCGCGCCGCAAGGCGGCGCGGCTCGCAGTCTACCGGGCCGCGGCCCGCAGGGGGGCGCTCAGGTCGGCCACCAGTTGCGCTGGCCGCGGGCGCAGCAGCTCGGCCCAACGCAGGCCGGCGTGGCGACGGAACAGCGCCAGCCCCCAGCCGATCGCGAGCAGGTACGACGCCGAAGTGGCCAGCGCACCGCCCACCGCACCGAGCCGCGGCACCAGCAGCGCGCAGACGACCACGTTGACCGCCAGCGACAGCGCCGCCACCGCGGCCGACAGCTGCGGGCGGCCCAGAAAGTTGGTGTAGTAAGCCGACAGCGTCGACGCGCTGGCATAGGCCCAGACGCCGGGCAACAACAAACACAGCAGCGGCACCGAGGCCACGTAGGCGGGGCCGAGCAGGTGCGGCAGCACCCACCAGGCCAGCGCGATCAGCACCGGCGAAACCAGCAGCAGGATGGCGAGGTTGAGGTGCATCACCCGCACCGTGAGGCCGGTGGCCGCCACGCGGTCCGGCGACCCGATGCGGGCATAGGCCGCGACACTGACCGACGACGAGACGAACCACAGCAGTTCGGCCGCGGTCACCGCCACCGAATAGACGCCCGCGACGCCGACCCCGGCATAACGTTCCACGATGAACAGGTCGACCCGGTAGTTGAGCCAACTCACCAGATTGGTCAGGCCGACCACGGTACAAAACCGCGCCTGCCCGCGCCACTGGGCCCAAGCAAAGCCGGCGGCACCGCTGTCACGCCAGGCCCAGATGGCGGCCAGCGCCCCGGTCAGTGCCCGAGCCGCCAGCCAGATGGCGAGCACTTCCATCAGCCCCGGGTCGCCGACCCAGGCCCACCAGCCGGCCAAGACCGCCAGCGTGAAGATCGGCGGCGCCAGCGCGATCGCGTTGATGGGGCCCATGCGGCCCTGCCCAAGGTAGAGACCGGACACCGTGGGTGACAGCAGCAGCAACGGCGCCGCGAGCGCCAGCAAGGGCAGGAAGCGATAGGCGGGCTCGTCGCCGACCGCCAGGCCCAGCCCTGCGAACACGCCCGCGCCCAGCACGCCGCCGAGCAGCGCCAGCGCCAGCGCGCCCGCCAGCCAGGCGCCACTGTCCTGACGGTGGTGCGACACCTGCCGCGCGATCACCAGACCCAGGCCTGAAAACAGTGCCGCGTAGACCGACTCGGTGGCCACCAGCAGCGAGAACACACCCTGCTCGTGCGGCCCCTGGCGCGCGACGATCACGACGATGACCAGGCCCAGCCCGATCGCAACCAGCTTGGCGGCGAAATGGCTCAAGGCACCGCGGGACAGCGAGGGACGGGACATCGGCAGCGAGGCGCAGGAGAAGAGGTGAAAGCGAGGCCCAGGGCCGGCGCGGGAGGCGGGGGTGGCCGATCATACGGCCGGCCCCGGCCCGCCCGGTAAAATCGTCCGCTTTTCCACGCCCGAGCCCGTCATGACCGACCGCGCGACGCCGCCCTCTTCCCCGGACGCAACTGCTTCCGACCCCAATCAGCTGATCGCCGAACGCCGCGAGAAGCTGTCCCAGATCCGCCAGCAAGGTGTCGCTTTCCCGAACGACTTCAAGCCCAGCCATGCGGCCGCGGCCTTGCACGCCGAATACGGCGAGCTGGCCAACGAAGCGCTGGAGCCACAGGGCATCCAGGTGCGCGTGGCCGGCCGCATGATGCTGAAGCGGCTGATGGGCAAGGCCAGCTTCTGCACGCTGCAGGACGCGAGCGGCCGCATCCAGCTGTTCATCACCAACGACGGTGTCGGCGATGCGGTGCACACCGCCTTCAAGCACTGGGACCTGGGCGACATCCTCGGCTGTGAGGGCACGCTGTTCAAGACGCGCACCGGCGAGCTGTCGGTGCGCGTGAGCGCGCTGCGCCTGCTGACCAAGAGCCTGCGGCCGCTGCCGGACAAGTTCCACGGCATGACCGACCAGGAGCAGAAGTACCGCCAGCGTTACGTCGACCTGATCACCGACGACGACGCGCGTCAGCGGTTCGTCGCGCGCAGCAAGGCGATTTCGTCGATCCGCAGCTTCATGATCGACAACGGCTTTCTCGAAGTCGAGACGCCGATGCTGCACCCCATCCCGGGCGGCGCCAACGCCAAGCCCTTCGTGACCCACCACAACGCGCTCGACCAGGAAATGTTCCTGCGCATCGCGCCCGAGCTGTACCTCAAGCGGCTGGTGGTGGGCGGCTTCGAGCGGGTGTTCGAGATCAACCGGAACTTCCGCAACGAAGGCATCTCGGTGCGTCACAACCCCGAGTTCACGATGATGGAGTTCTACGCGGCCTACTGGAACTACCACGACCTGATGGACTACACCGAGGCGGTGATCCGCCACGCGGCACGCCAGGCCGCGGGCACTGCGACGCTGAGCTACCAAGGCAAGCCGGTCGACCTGGAACGCCCGTTCGCGCGCCTGAGCATCCGCGACGCCATCGTGCGGCACGCCAGCTCGGTCAGCGCCGAACAGATCGACGACATCGAGCACTTGCGCGGCGTGTTGCGCAAGGCCGGGGCCGAGGCGCCGGCGCACTGGGGCCTGGCGCAAGTGCAGTTCGCGGTGTTCGAGGCGCTGGTCGAAGAGCAGCTGTGGGAGCCGACCTTCATCATCGACCACCCGGTCGAAGTGTCGCCGCTGGCCCGCGCCTCCGACACCAACCCCGAGGTGACCGAGCGCTTCGAGCTCTACATCACCGGCCGCGAGATCGCCAACGGCTTCAGCGAGCTGAACGACGCCGAAGACCAGGCCGCACGCTTCCACGCGCAGGTGGCGAACAAGAACGCCGGCGATGAAGAGGCGATGTTTTTCGACGCCGACTTCATCCGCGCGCTCGAATACGGCATGCCGCCGACCGGCGGTTGCGGCATCGGCATCGACCGGCTCATCATGCTGGTGACCGACTCGGCCAACATCCGCGACGTCATCCTGTTCCCGGCACTGCGCAAAGAGGCATGAGCCCAAGGGGCTCGCACCGCAGTGCGCAGCACGGAGGTTACTCAATGAGCGACGACACGCGGCTCGACTCGCTGGACCTGATCGAAAACGCGATCTGGGAGCAGCTGGTCGACGCGGCCCACCACAAGGGTCACGACTGGCGTACCCCGGTGCTGGCCACCGCGACGCCCGACGGCGTCAATGCGCGCACGGTGGTGCTGCGCGAGATCCGGCGCGGGCAGCGTGAGCTGCTTTTCTATACCGACTCGCGCGCGGCCAAGGTGCAGGAGATCGCGACGGCCCCTCACGGCATGCTGGTGATGTGGTCCCCGCAACTCAGCTGGCAGCTGCGCTGCCAGGTGGCGCTCGACGTGCAGTACAGCGGGCTCGACGTGCTGTCGCGCTGGGCCCAGGTGAAGCTGTCGCCGGCCGCGCAGGACTATTTGTCGGCGGTGGCCCCCGGTACGCCGGTCGACCTGGCCACGCCGCCGCAGCGTGCCAGCCGCGAGCATTTCGCGGTGGTCACCGCCGCCGTGACGTCGCTGGACTGGCTGGAGTTGCACCCGGAAGGCCACCGTCGGGCGCGTTTCGATGTCGATGGCGCCCGCTGGCTGCAGCCTTGAACCCGCACCTCAGCGCTGCCGGAACTCCGGCTTGCGCTTGTTGACGAAGGCGTCCATGCCTTCTTTCTGATCTTCGGTGCCGAACAGCGCGTGGAAGGCGCGCCGCTCGAACAACATGCCTTCGTTGAGCGGCGCTTCGAAGGCGCGATTGACACATTCCTTGGCTGCCATCAGGCTGGGCAGCGAGTAGCCGCAGATCGCGTCGGCCGCGGCGAACGCCTCTTCCAGCAGCTTGTCGGCCGGCACCACCCGCGACACCAGCCCGGCCCGCTCGGCCTCGGCCGCGTCCATCATGCGCGCCGTCAGCACCAGGTCCATCGCCTTCGCCTTGGAGATGGCGCGCGGCAGCCGCTGCGTGCCACCGGCCCCGGGGATGACGCCGAGTTTGATTTCGGGCTGGCCGAACCGTGCGCTGTCGGCCGCGATGATGAAGTCGCACATCATCGCCAGCTCACAGCCGCCCCCCAGCGCATAGCCGGCCACCGCCGCGATCACCGGCTTGCGCACGCGCTTGAGCGTCTCCCAGTTGCGCGTGATGTAGTCGGACTTGTAAACGTCCATGTAGGTCCAGGACGCCATCGCTGCGATGTCGGCGCCCGCCGCAAAGGCCTTTTCGCTACCGGTGATCACGATGCAACCAATCGTGTCGTCACGGTCGAGCCGATCCAGTGCCTGCCCCAACTCGTCCATCAATGTGTCGTTCAAGGCGTTGAGTTGCTTGGGCCGATTGAGGGTCAGCACGGCGGTTTTGAGAGCGGCGGTGCCGCGCACTTCGCTGAGGATCAATTGAGTGTCCACGGGGGTTCTCCTTTCGAGGCCGCACTATACGGCCGGCCTGCGGTTGCAAAGGACAACGCGACAAGACGCTTGGTTTGGAAACAACCCGTGAACATTGGCAATAGCACCAGGAGGGCGTAGGCGGTAAGCTCCCCGTCAGGACGACGGGACGTGCGACGGGGGAAACGAGCGATGGCAACCGTATACCGCAAGACCGACAAAGGTCATGCAGAGATCGCCACGCGCCAAAACCGTCTGGCGATGAAGCTGCGCACCGCGCTCATCATGGTTGATGGCAAACGCCAAGACGAAGAGTTGAGGCGCTTGATCCCCGGCGAAGCACAAGAGTGGCTCGAGATCCTGCTCGCCGAAGGCTACATCGAAGTCATCGCGGTGACCGGCGGCCGGTCCACCTCGCGCCCCGCCGGCGAGGAAGACTTGTCCATCTCCGCCTTCCGTCCTTCGTCGCCGCCCGGTGGCCGGCCGGTCGACATGTTGCGGCTACAGGCCGTACGTTTCATGAGCGAACAATTGGGGCCCTTGGGCGACAGCCTGTCCATGCGGATGGAAAAGGCCAGGACCTGGGAAGAACTCCAACCCTTGCTCACCACCGCCCACCGCATCATTGCCGACAACCGCGGCGGTGCCACCGCCGAGGCCTTCAAGGCGGCGTTTCTCGATTCCGGCGCATGACCGGCAAGGCCTGCTCCGGCAGCTTCGAGAGCATCAGGTCGATATAGGTCTCGGCGTCCTGCTGGATGCGGATGCGCACCGGCAAATACATCAAGCTGGGAGCGAACCAGATCTCGGCCGTCAGTTCGTCACGCGAGGCCACCTCGCGGCGCGGCACGAGGTGATAGGCCGGCAGGCTGCCGAACGGCGTCTCCAGCCGCTCTTCGCCCACCACGTCATAACGCCAGCGGTCCTGGCGGCGTGGCAACGCGAGCGGGAACTCGATGGCCTGCCCGGGGCGCAGCAGTTCGGGGTGGCGCAGCAGCCGCTGCGTCAGCTGCACGAACTGGCTCGCGGTGTCCTGCACGCCCGGCTGGGCCGGCACCTGCCGGCCGTTGTTCAGCGTCACCCACTCAGGCTCGAACACCACGCTGGCGCGGCGTTGCCGAAACGGCATCGACGTCACCTCGTCGTAACGTCGTGGCGCCAATCCGTCCGGCGTGATCGCGCCGTCGCTGCTCATGCGGCGGCTCATCAGCGGTGCGAAGCTGGGGCCGACGTAGACATCGACGTGCACCTGGTAGCGGTCGCCCTCCTTGATCCACTCCACTTGCGCGCTACCGCTCACCTCACCGCGGTAATAGCCCGACAGCGTGTAGCTCATGCGGGTCGACGGGGGCCACTCGAAAGCTTGCGGGGCGGTGCCCGTGCCTGCCGGCTCGCCGCCGGCCGCGTCGGACCCGGACGCCGTCGCGCTCGGTGCAGCGGCGGAGGCCGCCTCGGCAACGGCAGAAGCGGCGGGGTCGGCGACAGGCGCTGATGCGACGGCCTCCGGCGCGGAGGCCGTCGCTTCGACCGGCTGCAGGTCGGCCGGAAGCGCTGGTTCCGCAACCGATGCGGCCGCGTCGGGGGCCGACGCCGAAGCGGCGGGCATTTCCGGGGTCGGCACCGGCGTGGGGACACGGGCCGAACGCCGAGGGCGGGGCGCCGCGGCCGGGCGGCGAGCCGGCGCAGGTGCCGGCGGTGGCGGGGCCAGTTCGAGTTGCCGTGTGTACATCACCTGCAGCCGCTGCGGCATTGCCTCGCCCTCGGCCGTCGGCAGCCGGTCCGCCACCTCACCCGTCAGCCAAAAATGCGACAGCGCAACGAAGAGCACGAGCAGCAGCAAGGCCGCGCGCCGTCGCGGGCCGACCCACCTGCGCCCCTCGCGCGGCGTCAACGCGCGCTCAACCATGCCTCACGCAACGCCGCCGTCTCGCGACCGGCCGCCGGTGCCACGCCCAGCGAGCCGGGGCCCGGCACCGCCGTGGCTGCGGGCACTTGCAGCGGCAGACGGAGCAGCCGTTGGTCGCGCGAGACGAGCAGTTCGGCCGGTTGGCTCTCGGTGGCGTACAAGGGCAAGTCGTCCAGTTTGCGCAGCCGCCAGTCGTTCACGGCCAGCAGCTCGTCGCCGGCCGCCAAACCCGCCTGTTCGGCGGCGCTGCCGCGCATCACCGCCTTGATCGAGACGCCGCCGGCCGCATCGGCCGAACGCACCCCGAGACGCAGCGGCCAAGGCGCCGGCTGCTGTTTCCACTCGACCCCGACGGCCTGCAGCAAGGTCACGAGCGGCAGGTCCTGCGTGCCGTGCACCCAGCGCGACAGCTCGCGCGCATACGAGCGCCCGCCCACCTGCTTGAGCGCCGCCGCAATATCCGCCTCGCTGATCGGCCCGCCCGACGAGCCGGCCCACAGCTGCCGCATCACCTCGTCGAGATTGCCCTTGCCCTCGCCGCGCAGCGTCAGGTCCAGCGCGAGCGCGACGAGTGAGCCCTTGGTGTAGTAGCTGACGGTGGCGTTGACGGTGTTCTCGTCCTGGCGGTAGTACTTGACCCAGGCATCGAAGCTGGCCTGCGCCACGCTCTGCACCTGCCGCCCGGGCGTCGCCAGCACACCGCTGACGGTCTTGGCCAACAGCTTCAGGTAGCGCGCCTGGTCGATCAGGCCGGCCCGCACCAGGAACAGATCGTCGTAGTACGAGGTGAAACCCTCGAAGAACCACAGCAGCTGGGTGTAGTTCTCGGCGGTGTAGTCGTAGCGGGCGAACTCCGCCGGGCGCAAGCGTTTGACGTTCCAGGTATGGAAATACTCGTGGCTGATCAGGCCCAGCAGCGTCACATAACCGTCGCTCTGCCCGGCCTCGCCCACGCGTGGCAGGTCGCGGCGGCCACAGATCAATGCCGTGCTGGCCCGATGCTCCAGCCCGCCGTAACCGTCGTCGACTGCGTTGAGCAGGAACACATAGCGCTTGTACGGCGGCTTCTTGCGTCCGTGCCAGAAAGCGATCTGCGCTTCGCAAATCCGCCGCGTGTCCTGCAGCAGTCGCTCGCCATCGAAGTTCGGCAGTGCGCCGGCGACGACGAACTCGTGCGGCACACCGCCGGCGCGAAACTCACCGCGCCAGAACCGCCCCAGCTCGACCGGGTGGTCGACCAGTTCGTCATAGTCGCCCGCTTCGTAGCTGCCCTGTCCGCGCGCGTCGGTTTGCACCGCGCCGAGCGCGGTCGCCACC from Caldimonas brevitalea encodes the following:
- a CDS encoding DegT/DnrJ/EryC1/StrS family aminotransferase, producing MTQDSRLPFLPFALPEIGEEEIAEVVETLRSGWITTGPKAKRFEAAFAEYLGGAPGELHAIAVNSATAGLHLALEALGIGPGDEVITTTYTFTATAEVARYLGADVVLVDIDPATLNIDPRAVEAAITPRTKALLPVHYAGLAADMPALLDIARRHGLKVVEDAAHALPTTVQGQLVGTLGSDATVFSFYANKTMTTGEGGMLVTRDAALAERARVMRLHGMNRDAFDRFTAKVPSWYYEIVAPGFKYNLTDIAAALGLHQLRRVDGFQRRRAEIAARYNEALAALPLQTPPDAPAGDLHAWHLYAVRLTEAASVGRDAVIERLFEAGIGCSVHYIPLHLHPYWRDRYQLSPAQFPHSQRAYETIISLPLYTRMCDADVERVIDALRRILG
- a CDS encoding class I SAM-dependent methyltransferase — protein: MSADPHPRVTQSGAPDETQAVRERYARRPPVDPRYSLLNPSALLAAQERQRAIAALFARLGWWDLASRRMLEVGCGTGGNLLELLRLGCAPEHLQGIELLEERAEQARRVLPATLAVHCADALALAAQIEPGSQDVVYQSTVFSSLLDDTFQQRLADLMWSWVRPGGGVLWYDFIYDNPRNPDVRGVPLRRLRQLFPQGRLSVRRLTLAPPVARAVVRVHPSLYSLFNTLVPLRTHVLAWIEKSPSP
- a CDS encoding glycosyltransferase family 2 protein, translating into MSRRVSVIVPCRNERHHIEAFCASVAAQRLPADWGLEVVITDGRSDDGTRELLAELASRDARLVVIDNPGGIVSTGLNRALAKASGEVIVRMDVHTTYADDYIGQCLQTLATTGADNVGGPWHAEGVTPMQRAVAAAFQSRWLAGGARSRQLDYDGEVDTVYLGCWPRRSFERFGGFDETLVRNQDDEHNLRIVKGGGRIWQSPAIRSTYRPRAHLGALFRQYLQYGYWKPFVMKKHGQAASLRQLLPGLYVLVLGVSLLLAMCGVWPGLAGALAGAYAVAVLLASVLIARHTGLDLLWRLPAVIAAYHFGYGIGSVWGWCDVLRGATTGRPRFSRLTR
- a CDS encoding glycosyltransferase family 4 protein, which encodes MSHGPHLLFFADAESVHTQRWVTAMVERGWHCSVVSRRHHPIPGATVHALSTPDGNWAWFAALPRVRRLAARLRPDIVHGHYVTSYGLWAAACGGAPRVLTGWGSDILVSPVYNRAVRLVTRFSLRRADLITADSQDMLDEIAHYRPKAALHQIFWGADTAKFRPQPRALRPFRIVSLRAWEPNYNIDVILDAVAALRARAPDEALELHLLGGGALESRLRAQAEALQLGSVVRFHGRVDEDRMAELVNQAHVSVSVPSSDATSVALLESMAAGLPVLVSDLPANRQWVDGTGGELLPPRNPQRLADALARLLGDPLLAGRMGEANRRKVEPHASRRHQMDRMDRLYRELLGKAYL
- a CDS encoding acyltransferase; its protein translation is MLYGLRRHDGVWLPHTRVSTTSELQGEARLQIEDHVYIGHFNFIDASGGLTIGEGTQITHHVAVLTHSSHVATRLMGRQYWGHPEPVGVQRAATHIGPYCFIGAHSVVMPGSRLGRGVLVRAFSYVDGDFPDHAVIGGQPARVLGDVRDLDAAWIARHPELAPHYCGTGWAPSPSSEP
- a CDS encoding lipopolysaccharide biosynthesis protein: MSRPSLSRGALSHFAAKLVAIGLGLVIVVIVARQGPHEQGVFSLLVATESVYAALFSGLGLVIARQVSHHRQDSGAWLAGALALALLGGVLGAGVFAGLGLAVGDEPAYRFLPLLALAAPLLLLSPTVSGLYLGQGRMGPINAIALAPPIFTLAVLAGWWAWVGDPGLMEVLAIWLAARALTGALAAIWAWRDSGAAGFAWAQWRGQARFCTVVGLTNLVSWLNYRVDLFIVERYAGVGVAGVYSVAVTAAELLWFVSSSVSVAAYARIGSPDRVAATGLTVRVMHLNLAILLLVSPVLIALAWWVLPHLLGPAYVASVPLLCLLLPGVWAYASASTLSAYYTNFLGRPQLSAAVAALSLAVNVVVCALLVPRLGAVGGALATSASYLLAIGWGLALFRRHAGLRWAELLRPRPAQLVADLSAPLRAAAR
- the lysS gene encoding lysine--tRNA ligase, translating into MTDRATPPSSPDATASDPNQLIAERREKLSQIRQQGVAFPNDFKPSHAAAALHAEYGELANEALEPQGIQVRVAGRMMLKRLMGKASFCTLQDASGRIQLFITNDGVGDAVHTAFKHWDLGDILGCEGTLFKTRTGELSVRVSALRLLTKSLRPLPDKFHGMTDQEQKYRQRYVDLITDDDARQRFVARSKAISSIRSFMIDNGFLEVETPMLHPIPGGANAKPFVTHHNALDQEMFLRIAPELYLKRLVVGGFERVFEINRNFRNEGISVRHNPEFTMMEFYAAYWNYHDLMDYTEAVIRHAARQAAGTATLSYQGKPVDLERPFARLSIRDAIVRHASSVSAEQIDDIEHLRGVLRKAGAEAPAHWGLAQVQFAVFEALVEEQLWEPTFIIDHPVEVSPLARASDTNPEVTERFELYITGREIANGFSELNDAEDQAARFHAQVANKNAGDEEAMFFDADFIRALEYGMPPTGGCGIGIDRLIMLVTDSANIRDVILFPALRKEA
- a CDS encoding pyridoxamine 5'-phosphate oxidase family protein codes for the protein MSDDTRLDSLDLIENAIWEQLVDAAHHKGHDWRTPVLATATPDGVNARTVVLREIRRGQRELLFYTDSRAAKVQEIATAPHGMLVMWSPQLSWQLRCQVALDVQYSGLDVLSRWAQVKLSPAAQDYLSAVAPGTPVDLATPPQRASREHFAVVTAAVTSLDWLELHPEGHRRARFDVDGARWLQP
- a CDS encoding enoyl-CoA hydratase, translating into MDTQLILSEVRGTAALKTAVLTLNRPKQLNALNDTLMDELGQALDRLDRDDTIGCIVITGSEKAFAAGADIAAMASWTYMDVYKSDYITRNWETLKRVRKPVIAAVAGYALGGGCELAMMCDFIIAADSARFGQPEIKLGVIPGAGGTQRLPRAISKAKAMDLVLTARMMDAAEAERAGLVSRVVPADKLLEEAFAAADAICGYSLPSLMAAKECVNRAFEAPLNEGMLFERRAFHALFGTEDQKEGMDAFVNKRKPEFRQR
- a CDS encoding DUF3108 domain-containing protein — translated: MLLLVLFVALSHFWLTGEVADRLPTAEGEAMPQRLQVMYTRQLELAPPPPAPAPARRPAAAPRPRRSARVPTPVPTPEMPAASASAPDAAASVAEPALPADLQPVEATASAPEAVASAPVADPAASAVAEAASAAAPSATASGSDAAGGEPAGTGTAPQAFEWPPSTRMSYTLSGYYRGEVSGSAQVEWIKEGDRYQVHVDVYVGPSFAPLMSRRMSSDGAITPDGLAPRRYDEVTSMPFRQRRASVVFEPEWVTLNNGRQVPAQPGVQDTASQFVQLTQRLLRHPELLRPGQAIEFPLALPRRQDRWRYDVVGEERLETPFGSLPAYHLVPRREVASRDELTAEIWFAPSLMYLPVRIRIQQDAETYIDLMLSKLPEQALPVMRRNRETPP